The following coding sequences are from one Rutidosis leptorrhynchoides isolate AG116_Rl617_1_P2 chromosome 11, CSIRO_AGI_Rlap_v1, whole genome shotgun sequence window:
- the LOC139876577 gene encoding iron-sulfur cluster assembly SufBD family protein ABCI8, chloroplastic-like, which translates to MASVITNGVYSSFSSQPISETTKISKGSSSKSVFSIKPTKSKSHNFRFLKLTADAKTDTLTEGNSTTLSSIDDDPLQKFLKRDYKWGFNQEIDSFTIPKGLSEETIRLISSRKNEPDWMLEFRLNSYHKFCQMTEPKWSDNDYPKIDFQNICYYSEPKKKPTLNSLDEADPELIKYFDKLGISLNEKKRLANVAVDAVLDSVSIATTHRKTLEKSGVIFCSISEAIREYPDLVKKYLGRVVSSDDNFYAALNSAVFSDGSFVYIPKDTKCPMQISTYFRINAMETGQFERTLIVADDRSFVEYLEGCTAPSYDTNQLHAAVVELHCNEGAEIKYSTVQNWYAGDANGKGGIFNFVTKRGLCAGRKSKISWTQVETGSAITWKYPSVVLEGDESVGEFYSVALTNNYQQADTGTKMIHKGKNTKSRIISKGISAGNSRNCYRGLVQVQSRADNAKNSSQCDSMLIGDKAAANTYPYIQAKNPSARIEHEASTSKIGEDQLFYFQQRGIDYERAMAAMISGFCRDVFNELPDEFGAEVNQLMSLKLENSVG; encoded by the exons ATGGCTTCCGTCATCACAAACGGTGTTTATTCAAGCTTTTCATCACAACCCATTTCAGAAACCACCAAAATCTCAAAAGGGTCATCATCAAAATCTGTTTTTTCAATCAAACCAACAAAATCAAAGTCCCACAATTTCAGGTTCTTGAAGTTAACAGCTGATGCAAAAACAGACACACTTACTGAAGGTAATTCTACAACTTTATCATCAATTGATGATGACCCACTTCAGAAATTTCTCAAAAGAGATTATAAATGGGGATTTAATCAAGAAATTGATTCCTTTACAATCCCAAAAGGTCTATCTGAAGAAACAATTAGGTTAATTTCATCAAGAAAAAATGAACCTGATTGGATGCTTGAGTTTAGGTTAAACTCTTATCATAAATTTTGTCAGATGACTGAACCTAAATGGTCTGATAATGATTACCCCAAAATTGATTTCCAAAATATTTGTTATTATTCTGAGCCTAAAAAGAAACCAACTTTAAATAGTCTTGATGAAGCTGATCCTGAACTTATTAAGTACTTTGATAAATTGGGTATTTCTTTAAACGAAAAGAAACGGTTGGCTAATGTTGCTGTGGATGCTGTTCTTGATAGTGTTTCTATTGCTACAACTCATAGGAAAACATTAGAGAAATCAGGAGTGATTTTTTGTTCGATTTCGGAAGCGATTAGGGAGTACCCTGATTTAGTTAAGAAGTATTTAGGCAGAGTTGTTTCAAGTGATGATAACTTTTATGCTGCTTTGAATTCAGCTGTATTTAGTGATGGATCTTTTGTGTATATACCTAAAGACACTAAATGCCCAATGCAAATTTCAACTTATTTTAGAATAAACGCAATGGAAACGGGTCAATTTGAGCGTACACTTATAGTAGCAGACGATAGAAGTTTTGTCGAGTATTTGGAGGGGTGTACCGCCCCATCTTATGATACGAATCAGCTTCATGCAGCTGTAGTAGAACTACATTGTAACGAGGGGGCTGAGATCAAGTACTCGACGGTACAAAATTGGTACGCTGGGGATGCAAATGGAAAAGGTGGGATTTTTAATTTTGTAACCAAACGGGGTCTCTGTGCTGGACGAAAATCCAAGATTTCATGGACCCAAGTGGAAACGGGGTCCGCGATTACTTGGAAGTATCCGAGTGTTGTGTTGGAGGGTGATGAATCGGTGGGTGAGTTTTATTCGGTTGCGTTGACTAATAATTATCAACAAGCGGATACGGGTACAAAGATGATTCATAAGGGTAAGAATACAAAAAGTAGGATTATTTCTAAAGGTATTTCGGCTGGAAACTCGAGGAATTGTTATAGAGGTCTTGTTCAAGTGCAATCGCGAGCTGATAATGCGAAGAATTCGTCTCAATGTGATTCGATGCTTATTGGTGACAAAGCGGCTGCTAACACTTACCCATATATACAG GCGAAAAACCCGTCTGCTCGTATAGAACATGAAGCAAGCACATCTAAAATCGGGGAAGACCAACTTTTCTATTTTCAGCAAAGAGGAATCGACTACGAAAGAGCCATGGCTGCAATGATTTCAGGGTTTTGTAGAGACGTTTTTAATGAGCTTCCTGATGAATTTGGTGCTGAAGTGAACCAATTAATGAGCTTAAAGCTAGAAAACTCTGTTGGTTAA